In one Fundulus heteroclitus isolate FHET01 chromosome 3, MU-UCD_Fhet_4.1, whole genome shotgun sequence genomic region, the following are encoded:
- the si:dkey-34d22.1 gene encoding discoidin, CUB and LCCL domain-containing protein 1 isoform X1, protein MLGRRRSTEDGVKFLSLFLGIIFSVCLVGVRCQEGNGCGHALLGAESGTLASPNYPGTYPSNAWCKWRLRVPEGRALRLLFGDFDIEGSPGCRNGSVVITGRSGERRLGPVCGKLNATMKNVTLETNEVTVTFMSGPHRSGRGFLLSYATDQHPDLISCLQRGSHFSFQHLSVYCPAGCKDVPGDIWGNSEQGYRDTSVLCKSAVHGGVTSDAVGGRVTVTPGRSLTLYESTFANGILSKMGSLSEKKLLFSRECNNILAVSALNASSFWDKTSRGNTVFSSSRNTESSHGSLLWTADSRDSSPWLEIELTERSTVKGLVTKGSSENYIESYSLHFSKDGKSWKTYKEAASKEKKVFQAYADGHPGALNSLFPPAVARFVRLQPLSWHGSASAQVDVLGCPAAKATPRSHPPGAESPSIKFNVDAQNPSPSPTPTEETPFVETTPSSSHPAIIAVGVVLGLVMCGSCLLAGICWKQRKKDSQMKNSLPTVGCQGFKGKSLPCPQSELICYPLVRNVHDALPSPHLNAYAAPAVTAAGQKLGSTFRPSSGEGYTTPFTCGPYDTPGSLPEYAEPLPPEPEYATPFSELPPEHKAPTFTGLLHSGAHRPPAHAPSGHSQYDCPSHRVLFNGYCTPALHASGPRPASEVYAEPRSSDSSGQRPTYEEIL, encoded by the exons ATGCTTGGACGGAGACGAAGCACCGAGGATGGAGTGAAGTTCCTGTCTCTTTTTTTGGGGATTATCTTCAGCGTCTGTTTGGTCGGCGTTCGCTGTCAGGagg GTAACGGCTGTGGACACGCGCTGCTGGGCGCCGAGTCGGGCACCTTGGCCTCTCCCAACTACCCGGGGACCTATCCCAGCAACGCCTGGTGCAAATGGAGGCTGCGCGTGCCGGAGGGCCGGGCGCTGCGCCTGCTCTTCGGAGACTTTGACATCGAGGGCAGCCCGGGCTGCAGGAACGGCTCTGTAGTGATCACCGGCAGGAGCGGGGAGCGGAGACTGG GCCCGGTGTGTGGGAAGCTCAACGCAACCATGAAGAATGTGACTCTGGAAACCAACGAAGTGACGGTGACGTTCATGTCCGGCCCTCACCGCTCCGGACGAGGTTTCCTGCTCTCTTACGCAACAGACCAGCACCCAG atctGATTTCTTGTTTACAAAGAGGATCCCATTTTAGCTTCCAGCATTTAAG CGTCTACTGCCCAGCCGGATGTAAGGATGTTCCGGGGGACATCTGGGGAAACTCTGAGCAGGGTTACAGAGAC ACTTCAGTCCTGTGCAAGTCTGCGGTCCACGGTGGAGTCACGTCTGACGCTGTGGGAGGTCGGGTCACTGTGACTCCTGGGAGGAGCCTCACCCTCTATGAATCCACCTTTGCTAATGGGATCCTCTCTAAAAT GGGCTCATTATCTGAGAAGAAGCTGCTTTTTAGCAGAG AATGCAACAACATCCTGGCTGTCTCTGCTCTAAATGCCTCGTCTTTCTGGGACAAAACCAGTCGGGGGAACACGGTGTTCTCGTCCTCCAGAAACACAGAGTCCAGCCACGGCTCCCTGCTCTGGACAGCAGACAGCAGGGACAGCAGCCCCTGGCTGGAGATCGAACTAACTGAGAGGAGCACTGTGAAGG GATTAGTGACAAAAGGATCATCAGAGAACTACATCGAATCCTACAGTCTGCACTTCAGCAAGGACGGAAAGAGCTGGAAGACTTATAAAGAGGCAGcgagcaaagaaaaaaag GTGTTCCAGGCGTACGCAGACGGCCACCCCGGGGCGCTCAACAGCCTGTTTCCTCCTGCCGTCGCCCGATTCGTTCGGCTCCAGCCGCTGAGCTGGCACGGCAGCGCCTCTGCTCAGGTCGACGTGTTGGGCTGCCCCGCTGCGAAGGCCACGCCGAGGTCACATCCTCCCGGAG CAGAGTCTCCGTCCATCAAGTTTAACGTGGACGCCCAGAACCCGAGCCCCTCACCCACCCCCACAGAGGAAACCCCGTTTGTGGAAACGACTCCAA GCTCCAGTCATCCAGCGATCATAGCAGTGGGAGTGGTCCTGGGACTGGTGATGTGTGGGAGCTGCTTATTGGCTGGAATCTGCTGGAAGCAAAG GAAAAAAGACTCCCAAATGAAGAACTCCTTACCAACAG TTGGCTGTCAGGGTTTTAAGGGAAAGAGTCTCCCGTGTCCACAGTCGGAGCTGATCTGCTATCCGCTGGTGCGAAATGTGCACGATGCTCTGCCCAGCCCCCATCTTAACG CCTACGCGGCTCCTGCCGTCACAGCTGCTGGCCAGAAGCTCGGTTCTACGTTCAGACCCTCTTCGGGCGAAGGCTACACCACCCCGTTCACCTGCGGCCCTTACGACACACCGGGAAGCCTTCCGGAGTACGCCGAGCCGCTTCCCCCGGAGCCCGAGTACGCCACCCCTTTCAGCGAGCTGCCCCCCGAGCATAAAGCGCCCACCTTTACGGGGTTACTTCACAGCGGCGCACACAGACCTCCCGCTCACGCGCCCTCCGGTCACAGTCAGTACGACTGCCCCTCGCACAGGGTACTGTTCAACGGCTACTGCACCCCGGCTCTGCACGCCAGCGGCCCTCGACCTGCCAGCGAGGTCTACGCAGAGCCCAGGTCGAGCGACTCCTCGGGACAGAGGCCCACGTACGAGGAGATCTTGTGA
- the si:dkey-34d22.1 gene encoding discoidin, CUB and LCCL domain-containing protein 1 isoform X2, translating to MLGRRRSTEDGVKFLSLFLGIIFSVCLVGVRCQEGNGCGHALLGAESGTLASPNYPGTYPSNAWCKWRLRVPEGRALRLLFGDFDIEGSPGCRNGSVVITGRSGERRLGPVCGKLNATMKNVTLETNEVTVTFMSGPHRSGRGFLLSYATDQHPDLISCLQRGSHFSFQHLSVYCPAGCKDVPGDIWGNSEQGYRDTSVLCKSAVHGGVTSDAVGGRVTVTPGRSLTLYESTFANGILSKMGSLSEKKLLFSRECNNILAVSALNASSFWDKTSRGNTVFSSSRNTESSHGSLLWTADSRDSSPWLEIELTERSTVKGLVTKGSSENYIESYSLHFSKDGKSWKTYKEAASKEKKVFQAYADGHPGALNSLFPPAVARFVRLQPLSWHGSASAQVDVLGCPAAKATPRSHPPGESPSIKFNVDAQNPSPSPTPTEETPFVETTPSSSHPAIIAVGVVLGLVMCGSCLLAGICWKQRKKDSQMKNSLPTVGCQGFKGKSLPCPQSELICYPLVRNVHDALPSPHLNAYAAPAVTAAGQKLGSTFRPSSGEGYTTPFTCGPYDTPGSLPEYAEPLPPEPEYATPFSELPPEHKAPTFTGLLHSGAHRPPAHAPSGHSQYDCPSHRVLFNGYCTPALHASGPRPASEVYAEPRSSDSSGQRPTYEEIL from the exons ATGCTTGGACGGAGACGAAGCACCGAGGATGGAGTGAAGTTCCTGTCTCTTTTTTTGGGGATTATCTTCAGCGTCTGTTTGGTCGGCGTTCGCTGTCAGGagg GTAACGGCTGTGGACACGCGCTGCTGGGCGCCGAGTCGGGCACCTTGGCCTCTCCCAACTACCCGGGGACCTATCCCAGCAACGCCTGGTGCAAATGGAGGCTGCGCGTGCCGGAGGGCCGGGCGCTGCGCCTGCTCTTCGGAGACTTTGACATCGAGGGCAGCCCGGGCTGCAGGAACGGCTCTGTAGTGATCACCGGCAGGAGCGGGGAGCGGAGACTGG GCCCGGTGTGTGGGAAGCTCAACGCAACCATGAAGAATGTGACTCTGGAAACCAACGAAGTGACGGTGACGTTCATGTCCGGCCCTCACCGCTCCGGACGAGGTTTCCTGCTCTCTTACGCAACAGACCAGCACCCAG atctGATTTCTTGTTTACAAAGAGGATCCCATTTTAGCTTCCAGCATTTAAG CGTCTACTGCCCAGCCGGATGTAAGGATGTTCCGGGGGACATCTGGGGAAACTCTGAGCAGGGTTACAGAGAC ACTTCAGTCCTGTGCAAGTCTGCGGTCCACGGTGGAGTCACGTCTGACGCTGTGGGAGGTCGGGTCACTGTGACTCCTGGGAGGAGCCTCACCCTCTATGAATCCACCTTTGCTAATGGGATCCTCTCTAAAAT GGGCTCATTATCTGAGAAGAAGCTGCTTTTTAGCAGAG AATGCAACAACATCCTGGCTGTCTCTGCTCTAAATGCCTCGTCTTTCTGGGACAAAACCAGTCGGGGGAACACGGTGTTCTCGTCCTCCAGAAACACAGAGTCCAGCCACGGCTCCCTGCTCTGGACAGCAGACAGCAGGGACAGCAGCCCCTGGCTGGAGATCGAACTAACTGAGAGGAGCACTGTGAAGG GATTAGTGACAAAAGGATCATCAGAGAACTACATCGAATCCTACAGTCTGCACTTCAGCAAGGACGGAAAGAGCTGGAAGACTTATAAAGAGGCAGcgagcaaagaaaaaaag GTGTTCCAGGCGTACGCAGACGGCCACCCCGGGGCGCTCAACAGCCTGTTTCCTCCTGCCGTCGCCCGATTCGTTCGGCTCCAGCCGCTGAGCTGGCACGGCAGCGCCTCTGCTCAGGTCGACGTGTTGGGCTGCCCCGCTGCGAAGGCCACGCCGAGGTCACATCCTCCCGGAG AGTCTCCGTCCATCAAGTTTAACGTGGACGCCCAGAACCCGAGCCCCTCACCCACCCCCACAGAGGAAACCCCGTTTGTGGAAACGACTCCAA GCTCCAGTCATCCAGCGATCATAGCAGTGGGAGTGGTCCTGGGACTGGTGATGTGTGGGAGCTGCTTATTGGCTGGAATCTGCTGGAAGCAAAG GAAAAAAGACTCCCAAATGAAGAACTCCTTACCAACAG TTGGCTGTCAGGGTTTTAAGGGAAAGAGTCTCCCGTGTCCACAGTCGGAGCTGATCTGCTATCCGCTGGTGCGAAATGTGCACGATGCTCTGCCCAGCCCCCATCTTAACG CCTACGCGGCTCCTGCCGTCACAGCTGCTGGCCAGAAGCTCGGTTCTACGTTCAGACCCTCTTCGGGCGAAGGCTACACCACCCCGTTCACCTGCGGCCCTTACGACACACCGGGAAGCCTTCCGGAGTACGCCGAGCCGCTTCCCCCGGAGCCCGAGTACGCCACCCCTTTCAGCGAGCTGCCCCCCGAGCATAAAGCGCCCACCTTTACGGGGTTACTTCACAGCGGCGCACACAGACCTCCCGCTCACGCGCCCTCCGGTCACAGTCAGTACGACTGCCCCTCGCACAGGGTACTGTTCAACGGCTACTGCACCCCGGCTCTGCACGCCAGCGGCCCTCGACCTGCCAGCGAGGTCTACGCAGAGCCCAGGTCGAGCGACTCCTCGGGACAGAGGCCCACGTACGAGGAGATCTTGTGA